The following are encoded in a window of Phaseolus vulgaris cultivar G19833 chromosome 3, P. vulgaris v2.0, whole genome shotgun sequence genomic DNA:
- the LOC137806628 gene encoding toll/interleukin-1 receptor-like protein translates to MEHMASFVPPPPPSSLVSKTPQQGHQVFLSFRGEDTRYAFTSHLYAALRRLQVKTYIDNDLERGDEISPSLLKAIHDAKVSVVVFSQNYASSRWCLDELVKITHCKRNNGQIIVPVFYHVDPSHVRHQTGTYAQAFELHQKRFLADINRVQTWRLALTEVANISGWDCSTTSVESELVEIIGRDILEKLECMRGGGLERRIGMYKEMAQQKLEKSLRTDDLRDMEELITTLQQLGEVKLEKAMQTDDSSVWKEVMETYERILQLKQDKWMRTINTKDMEDLIATRRHVMQLQREQCNRRMGFRGI, encoded by the exons ATGGAACACATGGCATCATTtgttcctcctcctcctccttcttCTTTGGTCTCCAAGACCCCTCAACAAGGGCATCAAGTTTTCCTTAGCTTTAGGGGCGAGGACACACGTTACGCTTTCACTAGCCATCTTTACGCTGCATTAAGAAGGCTTCAAGTCAAAACTTACATTGACAACGATTTGGAACGAGGCGATGAGATTTCACCCTCACTTCTTAAGGCAATCCACGATGCAAAGGTCTCCGTCGTTGTTTTCTCCCAAAACTATGCTTCTTCACGCTGGTGCTTGGATGAGCTCGTCAAAATCACCCACTGTAAGAGGAACAATGGCCAAATTATAGTGCCTGTTTTCTACCATGTTGACCCATCCCATGTTCGCCATCAAACCGGTACCTATGCACAGGCTTTTGAATTGCACCAAAAACGTTTCCTTGCCGACATCAATAGGGTTCAAACGTGGCGGCTTGCACTCACTGAAGTGGCCAATATCTCTGGGTGGGATTGCTCCACCACTAG TGTGGAGTCTGAACTAGTAGAGATAATCGGTAGGGATATATTGGAAAAGCTGGAGTGTATGAGAGGTGGGGGGCTGGAAAGACGCATTGGCATGTACAAGGAAATGGCACAGCAGAAGCTAGAAAAGTCACTGAGAACGGATGATCTGAGGGACATGGAAGAGCTGATCACGACATTGCAGCAATTGGGAGAAGTGAAATTGGAGAAGGCGATGCAGACAGATGATTCAAGCGTTTGGAAGGAGGTTATGGAGACCTATGAGCGTATACTGCAGCTTAAACAGGACAAGTGGATGCGAACCATTAATACAAAAGACATGGAGGATCTAATAGCTACAAGGAGGCATGTTATGCAGCTTCAGAGAGAGCAATGCAACCGTAGGATGGGCTTCCGTGGCATATAG
- the LOC137806629 gene encoding pentatricopeptide repeat-containing protein At1g59720, chloroplastic/mitochondrial: protein MSTSPPPVLFSTTATNNDQSQHLSHTHLIHLLNQPTTLPQLKQIHAHTLRTVHTNHPQALFLYTRILLYSSVADLNYATRVFHHFSNPNSFMWNTLIRAYARSTNTNHKHKAMELYKAMVTGEEETAVPDNHTFPFVLKACAYTFSLCEGKQVHAHALKHGFELDTHVCNSLIHFYATCGRLDLAEKIFYKMNKRNEVSWNIMIDSYAKGGKFDTALKMFGEMQKEHDPDGYTMQSVFSACAGLGSLSLGLWAHAYILKKCDKNIVDDVLVNTCLVDMYCKCGELEIAKQVFESMPARDVNSWNSIIMGLAMHGKAEAALDHYVRMVKVDKIVPNSITFVGVLSACNHRGMVEEGIVHFDMMTKEYNVEPRLEHYGCLVDLFARAGRIDEALNVVSEMPIKPDAVIWRSLLDACCKQHASVELSEEMVRQVFESEGSVCSGVYVLLSKVYASACRWNDVGLLRKLMTDKGVTKEPGCSLIEIDGGVHEFFAGDTTHPQSENVYKFVNEIEEKLQSIGYLPDFSGATMVDEANDGKHNTLRLHSERLAIAFGILNSRPGMAVRVFKNLRVCNDCHRVTKLISRIYNVEIIVRDRARFHHFKDGSCSCMDYW, encoded by the coding sequence ATGTCCACAAGCCCCCCTCCTGTGCTTTTCTCCACAACCGCCACCAACAACGACCAAAGCCAACACTTGAGCCACACACACCTCATCCACTTGTTGAACCAACCCACCACCTTGCCTCAACTCAAGCAAATTCACGCTCATACGCTACGCACAGTTCACACCAATCACCCACAAGCTCTTTTTCTCTATACAAGAATTCTTCTTTACTCCTCTGTGGCTGATCTCAACTACGCTACTCGTGTGTTTCACCACTTTTCGAACCCCAATTCCTTCATGTGGAACACACTCATAAGAGCCTACGCGCGAAGCACCAACACCAACCACAAACACAAGGCCATGGAGCTTTACAAAGCAATGGTGACGGGGGAAGAGGAAACCGCAGTTCCCGATAACCACACTTTCCCTTTTGTTCTGAAGGCATGCGCTTACACGTTTTCTCTTTGTGAGGGAAAACAGGTGCATGCGCACGCTTTGAAACATGGGTTTGAGTTAGATACACACGTTTGTAACAGTTTGATTCATTTTTATGCGACATGTGGTCGTTTGGACTTGGcagagaaaatattttataagatgAATAAGAGAAATGAGGTTTCCTGGAATATCATGATTGATTCTTACGCAAAGGGTGGAAAGTTTGACACTGCTTTGAAAATGTTTGGAGAGATGCAGAAGGAGCATGACCCTGATGGGTATACGATGCAGAGTGTTTTTAGTGCTTGTGCTGGTTTGGGTTCTTTGTCTTTGGGTTTGTGGGCACATgcttatattttgaaaaagtgTGACAAGAATATTGTGGATGATGTTTTGGTCAACACTTGTTTGGTGGATATGTATTGCAAATGTGGGGAGTTAGAAATTGCAAAGCAAGTTTTTGAAAGCATGCCTGCAAGAGATGTAAATTCATGGAATTCAATTATCATGGGCTTAGCAATGCATGGTAAGGCTGAAGCTGCGTTGGACCATTATGTCAGAATGGTCAAGGTAGACAAAATCGTTCCCAATTCAATCACTTTTGTTGGTGTTTTATCTGCATGTAACCATAGAGGCATGGTTGAAGAGGGTATTGTGCATTTTGACATGATGACTAAGGAGTACAATGTGGAACCAAGATTGGAGCATTATGGTTGTCTTGTTGACCTTTTTGCTCGAGCTGGGCGGATCGACGAGGCTCTAAACGTGGTCTCAGAAATGCCAATCAAACCAGATGCTGTAATTTGGAGGAGTCTTTTGGATGCTTGTTGCAAGCAACATGCAAGTGTTGAGCTAAGTGAAGAAATGGTGAGGCAAGTCTTTGAATCAGAGGGGAGTGTGTGTAGTGGTGTTTATGTGCTTTTGTCAAAAGTATATGCTTCTGCTTGTAGGTGGAATGATGTAGGGTTGCTTAGAAAACTAATGACTGATAAGGGTGTGACTAAAGAGCCTGGGTGTAGTTTAATAGAGATAGATGGAGGGGTTCATGAATTTTTTGCTGGGGACACCACCCATCCACAAAGTGAAAATGTATACAAGTTTGTCAATGAAATTGAGGAGAAGTTACAATCAATAGGTTATTTACCCGACTTCTCAGGAGCAACAATGGTTGATGAGGCTAATGATGGTAAACATAACACTCTAAGATTGCATAGTGAGAGACTTGCCATAGCATTTGGGATCTTGAACTCAAGACCAGGCATGGCAGTTAGAGTGTTCAAGAATCTTAGGGTGTGCAATGATTGCCACAGGGTTACTAAGTTAATCTCCAGGATATACAATGTGGAGATAATAGTAAGAGATCGAGCCCGATTCCATCACTTTAAAGACGGAAGTTGTTCTTGTATGGATTATTGGTGA
- the LOC137806630 gene encoding uncharacterized protein — MEYFNKAKAVKLRSHLGKYLVADDDHHKLRQSKNGSTRNSIWLVELVKGKSHHVRLRNSNGRYLTATEAPFLLGVTGNKVVQGSLGDGWNGKLEWEPITEGLHVKLRSWCGKYLRGNGGTLPWRNSITHDDPYASTTHDWILWAVEPLEFPDKLLSSPETHFPSSLESEDELRGSEEPGSSLLQSTSSDTMFRSGMELFHRAKVVRLRSHHDKYLLADEDEESVTQDRNGSSRNAKWTVELIPEFDNLLRLKSCYGKYLTASNQPLLLGVTGRKVVQSVPRQLDSSVEWEPVRDGAQVKLKTRYGNFLRANGGLPPWRNSVTHDIPHRTATQDWILWDVDVLEIHVESPAPPPIPHSDSLDFDSYTPSAVSIKSTAFSRQESTDSNVGSPPKLEGRTIYYHVAEDNGDVDDENVQGYSLTFKGNGVEQLTRKFVEETGLEGVIVCTRSPLNGKLYPLRLQLPPNNVTMQVVLVLPSSKVARDFEEQGLL, encoded by the exons ATGGAGTATTTCAACAAAGCCAAGGCCGTGAAGCTACGGAGCCACCTCGGGAAGTACCTAGTGGCCGACGACGACCACCACAAACTGCGTCAGAGCAAAAACGGCTCAACCAGAAATTCAATATGGTTGGTGGAGCTGGTGAAAGGGAAGAGCCACCACGTGCGTCTCAGAAACTCCAACGGCCGTTACCTAACCGCGACGGAGGCGCCCTTTCTGTTAGGCGTGACGGGGAATAAGGTGGTGCAGGGGAGTTTGGGGGATGGTTGGAATGGGAAATTGGAGTGGGAACCCATAACGGAAGGGTTGCACGTGAAACTGAGAAGCTGGTGCGGGAAGTACCTTAGAGGGAATGGTGGAACGTTACCGTGGAGAAACTCGATCACGCACGATGACCCTTACGCTTCCACCACCCACGATTGGATCTTGTGGGCTGTGGAGCCTCTGGAGTTTCCCGACAAACTGCTTTCTTCGCCGGAGACTCATTTTCCGTCGTCGTTGGAGTCGGAGGATGAGCTTCGCGGTTCGGAAGAACCGGGTTCGTCACTGTTGCAG AGCACAAGTTCCGACACCATGTTCCGCTCCGGCATGGAGCTCTTCCACCGCGCGAAGGTGGTGCGGCTGCGCAGCCACCACGACAAGTACCTCCTGGCGGACGAGGACGAGGAATCGGTGACCCAGGACCGAAACGGATCCTCCAGGAACGCCAAGTGGACAGTGGAGCTCATTCCGGAGTTCGACAACCTCTTACGGCTCAAGAGCTGTTACGGCAAGTATTTGACGGCCTCGAACCAGCCGTTGCTACTGGGCGTGACGGGGCGCAAGGTGGTGCAGAGCGTGCCGCGGCAGCTGGATTCCTCCGTGGAGTGGGAGCCCGTGCGGGACGGCGCGCAGGTGAAGCTGAAGACCCGTTACGGGAACTTTCTGAGGGCCAATGGGGGGCTCCCTCCTTGGAGGAACTCCGTGACGCACGATATCCCGCATAGGACCGCCACACAGGATTGGATCTTGTGGGATGTtgatgtgttggagatccacGTCGAGTCTCCTGCTCCTCCTCCTATTCCTCACTCTGATTCCCTCGATTTCGATTCCTATACTCCCTCTGCTGTTTCCATCAAATCCACTGCTTTCTCCAGACAAGAG TCGACGGATTCAAATGTGGGTTCGCCACCGAAGTTGGAGGGGAGGACTATATACTACCATGTTGCAGAGGATAATGGGGACGTGGATGATGAGAATGTGCAGGGTTATTCTTTGACTTTCAAAGGAAATGGGGTTGAGCAGTTGACTCGGAAGTTTGTGGAAGAGACGGGGCTTGAGGGAGTTATTGTGTGCACTCGAAGTCCTTTGAATGGAAAACTCTACCCTCTTCGCTTGCAGCTTCCTCCCAACAATGTCACCATGcaggttgttttggttcttccCTCGTCTAAAG TGGCAAGAGACTTTGAGGAGCAAGGTCTACTATGA